The Streptomyces sp. NBC_01255 genome window below encodes:
- a CDS encoding ice-binding family protein yields the protein MKLKIFQVAQHRTLSGWLASAVAVTVSTVMVAVTPTQALAIATPVPLGTTASYSVLAGQGVTNTGPSVIDHDLGTHPNPAITGFPPGLVLGAVHPADAHALQAKSDLVVAYNQAAGQAQDFALPAGIGGGQELLPGVHTATSGVGLTGDLVLNAGGNPNAVWVFQIPEALTTASSSRILLTNGASPCNVYWQIGSSATLGTTSTFIGTIMALTSIFANQGASVEGRALARNGEVTLNNNRIFLGGCATGGTTTGTTTGATAGTTTGTTTGATTGTTLGLIGGSLIGGPSVGLVSGGTSGNISGNTSGNTAGNTAGNTTGGDTSGITAGNTTGAVTGGNGGKPDNGGPGHGGPDHGKPDNGGPGHGGPDHGKPDNGAPGHGHDEGSGKPGHGHDGHGQKPDGHYGYGNKPAGPDSHENHEG from the coding sequence GGTTTCCACTGTGATGGTCGCCGTAACGCCGACGCAGGCATTGGCCATTGCGACACCCGTACCTCTCGGCACCACCGCCAGCTACTCCGTTCTGGCTGGTCAGGGAGTCACCAACACCGGCCCCTCGGTGATCGACCACGACCTCGGGACGCACCCGAACCCGGCCATCACGGGATTCCCGCCCGGCCTGGTGCTCGGTGCCGTGCACCCTGCGGACGCTCATGCCCTTCAGGCCAAGAGCGATCTGGTCGTGGCGTACAACCAGGCAGCCGGCCAGGCCCAGGACTTCGCGCTTCCGGCAGGAATCGGCGGGGGCCAGGAGCTGCTTCCGGGCGTCCACACGGCCACATCGGGTGTCGGGCTCACCGGTGATCTGGTCCTGAACGCCGGGGGAAACCCCAACGCGGTCTGGGTGTTCCAGATCCCTGAGGCCCTGACGACGGCGTCCAGCAGCCGGATCCTGCTCACGAACGGCGCCTCGCCGTGCAACGTGTACTGGCAGATCGGGAGCTCGGCGACGCTCGGCACCACTTCTACCTTCATCGGCACCATCATGGCTCTGACCTCGATCTTCGCGAACCAGGGGGCGAGCGTCGAGGGCCGGGCGCTGGCCCGTAACGGCGAGGTGACGCTCAACAACAACAGGATCTTCCTCGGCGGCTGCGCCACCGGTGGAACGACGACCGGCACGACCACCGGAGCGACTGCAGGAACGACCACCGGCACCACGACCGGGGCGACGACGGGCACGACCCTGGGCCTCATCGGCGGCAGCCTCATCGGCGGACCGAGCGTCGGCCTCGTGAGCGGCGGCACCTCGGGGAACATCTCCGGAAACACCTCCGGAAACACCGCGGGCAACACCGCCGGGAACACCACGGGCGGAGACACGTCGGGCATCACCGCCGGGAACACGACCGGAGCCGTCACCGGCGGTAACGGCGGCAAGCCGGACAACGGCGGACCGGGTCACGGCGGACCGGACCACGGCAAGCCGGACAACGGCGGACCGGGTCACGGCGGACCGGACCACGGCAAGCCGGACAACGGCGCGCCGGGTCACGGGCACGACGAAGGATCCGGTAAGCCGGGCCACGGCCACGACGGCCACGGTCAGAAGCCGGACGGGCACTACGGCTACGGCAACAAGCCCGCGGGCCCCGACAGTCACGAGAACCACGAGGGCTAG
- a CDS encoding DUF5819 family protein: MKELQQSDSDPVSPPCPDGAGTPDGSARGTRALKAGLYTAVVLCLMTTLVHVVMVFLHVAPSNPVSKRYSTQVNGWVYPLFEQNWRLFAPDPDSFNRQVLARTAHTDSNGSVRVSPWFDLAAVDNSAVEHNAFPSHTAQNLLRRAWSSYVETHGGSDTARSERAVMLQKYLSNIATDRVAAHNDGGTFEFIQLRVITMPIAAPGTPVGSPPPAPTENRLLPWWKVTPHGK; this comes from the coding sequence GTGAAGGAACTCCAGCAGTCCGATTCTGATCCGGTCTCCCCGCCATGTCCTGACGGAGCGGGCACGCCGGACGGGTCGGCCAGGGGCACCCGTGCCCTGAAGGCGGGGCTGTACACCGCCGTAGTCCTGTGTCTGATGACCACCCTGGTCCATGTCGTCATGGTGTTCCTGCACGTGGCTCCCTCCAACCCCGTGTCGAAGCGGTACAGCACACAGGTCAACGGCTGGGTGTACCCACTCTTCGAACAGAATTGGCGGCTGTTCGCCCCGGACCCCGACTCCTTCAACCGGCAAGTCCTGGCGAGAACCGCACACACCGACTCCAACGGATCGGTGCGCGTGAGTCCCTGGTTCGATCTCGCCGCCGTGGATAATTCTGCGGTCGAACACAACGCATTTCCGAGCCACACGGCTCAGAACCTCTTGCGCCGCGCCTGGAGCTCCTATGTCGAAACGCATGGAGGAAGCGACACGGCGCGCTCGGAGCGGGCCGTAATGCTGCAGAAGTATCTGAGTAACATCGCCACGGACCGCGTCGCCGCCCACAACGACGGCGGAACTTTCGAATTCATTCAGCTCCGGGTCATCACGATGCCCATCGCCGCGCCCGGCACACCCGTCGGGAGCCCCCCGCCGGCGCCCACCGAGAACCGACTCCTGCCCTGGTGGAAGGTGACCCCCCATGGGAAATGA
- a CDS encoding HTTM domain-containing protein, which produces MGNEQIPQLPPTEATPHRPAGHEASLAGTARRWLVDRIGALWALLTDRPVSLYAASVLRIGYGLLYLVFLLREFPHRAEIWGPDSPWTPALAAQLFDQTGWNSFLILSDSRAYFELCYVLALVTSTLFTLGWRTRAMSVLFAVVVTSFHARAIFMTDGGDNLVLLMSLYLVLTACGRRWSLDARRDRLRAARAGDTPEPVRSFYAQQLRDLRVTLTTVVHNCAMFVIAVQVCFLYGSAGLYKIQGLTWGGGTALHYALNLELFQPWPALSHLVDGYPMVIAITGYVTVLLQVAFPFVLFGRLKYPVLTVLLGMHIGIAVLMGLPLFSGAMIVADAVFLPDRFYRFLPHLCRRAARRTGLYRPAPRQAAGPGSVPSQGRTGVPDPKHRATSTGQMDTALATAPTSDPG; this is translated from the coding sequence ATGGGAAATGAGCAGATCCCCCAGCTCCCCCCCACGGAAGCCACACCACACCGGCCCGCCGGCCACGAGGCTTCGCTCGCCGGCACGGCCCGCCGGTGGCTTGTCGACCGGATCGGCGCCCTGTGGGCACTTCTCACCGACCGGCCGGTGTCGCTGTACGCCGCCTCGGTTCTGCGCATCGGCTACGGGCTGCTCTACCTGGTCTTTCTGCTCCGCGAATTCCCGCACCGTGCCGAGATCTGGGGCCCCGACTCGCCCTGGACCCCCGCGCTGGCAGCACAGCTCTTCGACCAGACGGGCTGGAACAGCTTCCTGATCCTGTCCGACAGCCGCGCCTACTTCGAGCTCTGCTACGTGCTGGCTCTCGTCACGTCCACGCTCTTCACGCTGGGCTGGCGGACCCGGGCCATGTCCGTCCTCTTCGCCGTCGTGGTCACCTCGTTCCATGCACGAGCGATCTTCATGACGGACGGCGGCGACAACCTGGTCCTGCTGATGTCCCTGTACCTCGTCCTCACCGCCTGCGGTCGCCGCTGGTCCCTGGACGCACGCCGCGACCGGCTCAGGGCGGCACGTGCGGGCGACACGCCGGAGCCGGTGAGGAGTTTCTACGCGCAGCAACTCCGGGACCTGCGCGTCACCCTGACCACGGTGGTGCACAACTGCGCCATGTTCGTCATCGCGGTACAGGTCTGCTTCCTCTACGGATCAGCCGGCCTGTACAAGATCCAGGGCCTCACCTGGGGCGGCGGCACCGCTCTCCACTACGCGCTGAACCTCGAACTCTTCCAGCCCTGGCCCGCGCTCTCCCATCTCGTCGACGGGTACCCGATGGTGATCGCGATCACCGGCTACGTGACGGTGCTCCTGCAGGTCGCCTTCCCGTTCGTGCTCTTCGGCAGGCTCAAGTATCCCGTTCTGACCGTCCTGCTCGGCATGCACATCGGTATCGCCGTACTCATGGGGCTGCCCCTCTTCTCCGGCGCGATGATCGTTGCGGACGCCGTGTTCCTGCCCGACCGCTTCTACAGGTTCCTGCCTCACCTGTGCCGACGCGCAGCGCGGCGGACAGGCCTGTACCGGCCGGCACCCCGGCAAGCGGCAGGGCCCGGATCCGTACCCTCGCAAGGCAGGACCGGCGTACCCGACCCGAAGCATCGAGCCACTTCGACAGGGCAGATGGACACCGCGCTCGCTACCGCGCCCACGTCCGACCCGGGCTGA
- a CDS encoding VWA domain-containing protein, with amino-acid sequence MITRKRLATGAFALLAALTAALLPTSAAADEPVAKESPKVELVLDVSGSMRAKDIDGKSRMSAAKQAFNEVLDAVPEEVRLGIRTLGADYPGPDRKRGCKDTRQLYPVGPLDRTEAKTAVATLAPTGWTPIGPALLGAAEDLEGGDATRRIVLITDGEDTCAPLDPCEVARKIAAKGIHLVIDTLGLVPDAKTRQQLTCIAEATGGTYTSVHRTDELSRRVKQLVDRAADPVVTPVGTKGAARCVDAPQLKAGLYTDRETFGEHRWYRVDLLPGQELRASVSVSADRAVNNDYGVLLRAVTLHGREIVRGSEAGDGRTDVISTGLRYPKPDLDDEPGDAKPAAETVCLQVSNSFSAPPSVATTPGMPIELTVDVVDGPSAASDVAAFGLGRGWWLLGVLVLAGFLAGLLWGWVSRWRVAVWRTN; translated from the coding sequence ATGATCACGAGAAAACGGCTGGCGACCGGGGCGTTCGCGCTGCTCGCCGCCCTGACCGCCGCGCTCCTGCCGACGAGCGCGGCCGCCGACGAGCCGGTGGCGAAGGAATCCCCCAAGGTCGAGCTGGTCCTCGACGTCAGCGGGTCCATGCGGGCCAAGGACATCGACGGCAAGTCCCGCATGTCCGCCGCCAAGCAGGCCTTCAACGAAGTCCTCGACGCGGTGCCCGAGGAGGTCCGGCTCGGCATCCGCACGCTCGGCGCCGACTACCCCGGTCCCGACCGCAAGCGGGGCTGCAAGGACACCCGGCAGCTCTACCCGGTCGGCCCGCTCGACCGGACCGAGGCCAAGACCGCCGTGGCCACCCTCGCCCCGACCGGCTGGACGCCGATCGGTCCGGCGCTGCTCGGCGCGGCCGAGGACCTGGAGGGCGGCGACGCCACCCGCAGGATCGTGCTCATCACCGACGGCGAGGACACCTGCGCCCCGCTCGACCCCTGCGAGGTCGCCCGGAAGATCGCGGCGAAGGGCATCCACCTCGTCATCGACACGCTGGGCCTCGTGCCGGACGCCAAGACGCGGCAGCAGCTCACCTGTATCGCGGAGGCGACCGGAGGCACGTATACCTCGGTCCACCGCACCGACGAACTCTCGCGCCGCGTGAAGCAGTTGGTCGACCGCGCCGCCGACCCGGTCGTCACCCCCGTGGGGACGAAGGGTGCCGCGCGGTGCGTCGACGCTCCGCAGCTCAAGGCCGGCCTGTACACCGACCGCGAGACCTTCGGCGAGCACCGCTGGTACCGGGTGGACCTGCTGCCCGGCCAGGAACTGCGCGCCTCCGTCAGCGTGTCGGCCGACCGGGCCGTCAACAACGACTACGGCGTGCTGCTGCGCGCGGTCACCCTCCACGGCCGGGAGATCGTCCGCGGCTCCGAGGCGGGCGACGGGCGTACGGACGTGATATCGACCGGCCTCCGCTACCCGAAGCCGGACCTCGACGACGAGCCGGGGGACGCCAAGCCGGCCGCCGAGACCGTCTGTCTCCAGGTCAGCAACTCCTTCTCCGCTCCCCCGTCGGTCGCGACGACGCCGGGCATGCCGATCGAGCTGACGGTGGACGTCGTCGACGGGCCGTCGGCCGCGTCGGACGTGGCCGCCTTCGGTCTCGGGCGCGGCTGGTGGCTGCTCGGCGTGCTCGTGCTCGCCGGTTTCCTGGCCGGTCTGCTCTGGGGCTGGGTGTCCCGCTGGCGCGTCGCTGTCTGGAGGACCAACTGA